In the genome of Panthera uncia isolate 11264 chromosome B3 unlocalized genomic scaffold, Puncia_PCG_1.0 HiC_scaffold_1, whole genome shotgun sequence, one region contains:
- the LOC125909765 gene encoding olfactory receptor 4K3, with protein MAWNNQSVVTEFILQGLSGSWELQIFYFLFFFIVYAATVLGNLLIVLTIMSEPRLHSPMYFLLGNLSFIDMSLASFATPKMIADFLSEHKAISFEGCITQIFFLHLLGGAEIVLLISMSFDRYVAICKPLSYLTIMSRRMCVGLVSLSWIVGIFHAMSQLAFTVNLPFCGPNEVDSFFCDLPLVIKLACVDTYILGVFMISTSGMIALVCFILLVISYTIILVTVRQHSSGGSSKALSTCSAHFTVVTLFFGPCIFIYVWPFTNFPIDKVLSVFYTIFTPLLNPVIYTLRNKDVKDCMRKLSSHIFKSRKTDHTP; from the coding sequence ATGGCCTGGAATAATCAGTCAGTCGTAACTGAATTCATACTACAGGGTCTCTCCGGTTCTTGGGAACTCCAGATCttctatttcctgtttttcttcataGTCTATGCAGCCACTGTACTGGGGAACCTCCTTATTGTGCTCACCATCATGTCAGAGCCACGCCTTCACTCCCCCATGTACTTTTTGCTGGGCAATCTCTCCTTCATTGACATGTCTCTGGCCTCATTTGCCACCCCCAAAATGATTGCAGATTTCCTCAGTGAGCACAAAGCCATCTCTTTTGAAGGCTGCATCACTCAGATATTTTTCCTGCATCTGTTAGGGGGTGCTGAGATTGTACTGCTGATATCCATGTCTTTTGATAGGTACGTGGCTATATGTAAACCTCTAAGTTATTTAACCATTATGAGCCGAAGAATGTGTGTTGGGCTCGTATCACTTTCCTGGATTGTTGGCATCTTCCATGCTATGAGTCAGTTAGCATTTACTGTGAATCTGCCCTTCTGTGGACCCAATGAAGTAGACAGCTTCTTCTGCGACCTCCCCTTGGTAATTAAACTCGCCTGTGTAGACACATACATTCTGGGAGTATTCATGATCTCAACCAGTGGCATGATTGCCCTGGTGTGTTTCATCCTTTTGGTGATCTCCTATACTATCATCCTGGTCACTGTGCGGCAACATTCCTCTGGTGGGTCCTCCAAAGCCCTCTCCACTTGCAGTGCCCACTTCACTGTTGTGACCCTTTTCTTTGGCCCATGCATTTTCATCTATGTATGGCCTTTCACAAATTTCCCAATAGACAAAGTGCTCTCAGTATTTTATACCATTTTCACTCCCCTCTTGAATCCAGTGATCTATACTCTTAGAAATAAAGACGTCAAGGATTGCATGAGAAAACTTAGCAGCCATATCTTTAAGTCTAGGAAGACTGATCATACCCCTTGA